The Leptodactylus fuscus isolate aLepFus1 unplaced genomic scaffold, aLepFus1.hap2 HAP2_SCAFFOLD_90, whole genome shotgun sequence genomic interval tgtgaattctccgatGAGTGACAAGATTTGATTTATATGTAAAACTTTTCCCGCATTCCGAACATGAAtagggcttctctcctgtgtgaattctccgatgtgtaacaagatttgaATTTCGattaaaacttttcccacattctgaacacgagaacagcttctcccctgtgtggattcTCTCATGCTGACCCAGATGAGATTTCtctgcaaaacatttcccacactcggaacatgaatatggcttctctcctttgtgaattctctgatgtgtgacaAGATGTAGTTTCaggttaaaacatttcccacattccgatGATGAAATTgtgttttcctctgtgtgaattctgTGATGCCTCACCAGGTTGGATTTGGATGTAAAACGCTTCCCACAttttgaacatgaatatggcttctctcctgtgtgaattttctcatgttgaacaagatgtgatttataGGTAaaccatttgccacattctgaacacgacAGTCGCTTCTCCACTGTGTCAATTCTTTGATGTGCAAAACGCCTGCAGTTTTTATTTTGCTTCATAGTCTGTGATGAATTAAAATACAGGACCTGTGTAGAAGGTTCAGCGGATAGGAACTGTGTAGAAGGATCAGCAGATAGGAACTGTGTAAAAGGATCAGCAGATAGGAACTGTGTAGAAGGTTCAGCAGATAGAAATTGTTTAGAAGGATCAGATGATCGATCTTTGTTATGAAGGCCAAgttcttcatatgtatcttgggtgataccaccatcatctgctttataatctgaagatatgagatgttcctctgagcatctggtacagtcatctgacaagaacaaaaattattttattatttaggaatattaaaaaattaaaattattgtaatattttatacCATTTTATATAAAGATGTCCATACAGATTACAAGGAATGGAACACAATATAACAAATAACTGACTTGGGCACTGTTCACAAGTATTGTTATTCCTGTTGTTTCGCTGCATTAAAGGAACAATAAAAATACTTGAAATGTTGGCTGCCTAAGATGATGAATCCCAATTGTGTCCGTccaatcccattgactataattagGTCCAGTAATCTGGTGTTTTACCCGCGTTACTGCCATTTTCTGCCTCACATTGGTCATCTATTGTTATTGCCCATTGTGATGATAAGAGAACCCCCAGTTATGTATTTTCCTTGGTATGTCTTGTGTTAGATACAAATTCCCTAATCCCGTCTGTCCTATGTTGTGTTTACCTGGCTGGTCAATTCTCTTTAGTGGCTTTATGTGTATACAAGGGGAGATTTGCCCTCTC includes:
- the LOC142188978 gene encoding uncharacterized protein LOC142188978 isoform X2: MERDKMVESLLHLTLEILYQLTGEDYTLVKTSSGRCQASVYEGYGRALSPIPGLPPHPLIQEEINGQKILELTHKMLELLTGEVPIRCQDVAVYFSMEEWEYLEGHEDLYKEVMMEDPRPPRTSHDDCTRCSEEHLISSDYKADDGGITQDTYEELGLHNKDRSSDPSKQFLSAEPSTQFLSADPFTQFLSADPSTQFLSAEPSTQVLYFNSSQTMKQNKNCRRFAHQRIDTVEKRLSCSECGKWFTYKSHLVQHEKIHTGEKPYSCSKCGKRFTSKSNLVRHHRIHTEENTISSSECGKCFNLKLHLVTHQRIHKGEKPYSCSECGKCFAEKSHLGQHERIHTGEKLFSCSECGKSFNRNSNLVTHRRIHTGEKPYSCSECGKSFTYKSNLVTHRRIHTGEKPYSCSECGKSFTEKSHLSQHEKIHTGEKPYSCSDCGKCFSEKSNLLRHQRTHTGEKSISCSECGKCFTSKSNLLRHQRLHTEEITISCLE